Proteins from one Bombyx mori chromosome 1, ASM3026992v2 genomic window:
- the LOC105841453 gene encoding proton-coupled amino acid transporter 1, giving the protein MTVKEKIAISHISGSAVSLSQNGSTVTEPYGMFQSREQILPHTKGQLDMESGKTRDGHKVRHPTSYWDTLLHIFKGNISSGLLAMGDAFKNGGIVFAPIMTAILGVICVHAQHLLLNGSEEMHRQTKQDRPPGFAETVYLAFAKGPLRLRPLATTMKIVVNFFLCITQLGFCCVYIVFIANNIKLICDHYEVHIDLSIHMIIVVIPVLLACMVRNLKYLTPFSTIANIMMAVGVSVVIYQATLDLPSVHTRNYIASWQQLPLYFGTAVYAFEGIGLVLPLKNEMKNPEEFQKPFGVLNIGMIIVGSIFITVGFLGYLKWGEGVAGSLTLNLEPGHVLSNVVQVLIGCAVLFTYPLQFYVPVGITWPALKKRCGEKCLIAKELGYRALLVLLTFILAESIPELGLFISLVGAVSSTALALVFPPLVELVVASQKKEGLSVFIIVKDTIIILFGLFVFVTGTFQSIASIVRAFRI; this is encoded by the exons ATGACTGTCAAAGAAAAGATCGCCATTAGCCACATCAGCGGCAGCGCTGTCAGCCTCAGTCAAAATGGAAG cacCGTCACAGAGCCTTACGGAATGTTTCAATCTCGGGAGCAGATCCTGCCTCACACCAAGGGTCAGCTGGATATGGAGAGCGGAAAGACACGCGACGGACACAAAGTCAGGCATCCAACTTC ATATTGGGACACACTACTCCACATCTTTAAAGGGAACATTAGTAGTGGTTTGTTGGCGATGGGAGACGCTTTCAAGAACGGAGGCATTGTATTCGCTCCTATAATGACAGCTATTTTAGGAGTCATCTGCGTACACGCACAACAtttattg ttaaatggTTCAGAAGAAATGCACAGACAAACTAAACAGGATCGGCCACCAGGGTTTGCCGAAACGGTGTACTTGGCGTTCGCGAAAGGTCCCCTCAGGCTCCGGCCCCTTGCCACCACCATGAAAATCGTCGTCAACTTCTTCCTGTGTATCACACAGCTCGGATTCTGCTGCGTTTATATTGTATTCATCGCTAACAATATTAAACTG ATCTGCGACCATTATGAAGTGCACATCGACCTGTCGATTCACATGATTATAGTCGTGATTCCTGTCCTCCTGGCCTGCATGGTGCGAAACCTTAAGTACCTTACTCCGTTCTCTACAATCGCGAACATCATGATGGCAGTCGGAGTTAGCGTCGTTATTTACCAGGCGACCTTGGATTTACCATCGGTTCATACGAGGAATTACATAGCATCGTGGCAACAACTGCCTTTGTACTTCGGAACTGCTGTCTACGCTTTCGAAGGAATTGGTTTG GTGCTCCCCTTGAAGAACGAGATGAAGAATCCCGAAGAGTTTCAAAAGCCGTTCGGAGTGCTCAACATCGGAATGATCATAGTGGGCTCCATCTTCATTACCGTTGGATTCCTTGGTTACCTGAAGTGGGGTGAAGGAGTGGCGGGAAGTCTTACCTTGAACTTGGAGCCCGGTCACGT TTTGAGCAACGTAGTGCAAGTCTTGATAGGCTGTGCTGTTCTGTTCACGTATCCGCTTCAGTTCTACGTGCCCGTGGGCATCACCTGGCCGGCGCTGAAGAAGAGATGCGGTGAAAAATGTCTCATTGCCAAGGAGTTGGGCTATAGGGCTCTATTGGTGCTTTTGACTT tCATCCTGGCGGAATCCATACCCGAACTGGGCCTATTCATCTCCTTGGTTGGTGCTGTAAGCAGTACAGCTCTGGCACTCGTGTTCCCACCGCTGGTCGAGTTGGTCGTGGCCTCTCAGAAGAAAGAAGGACTTTCTGTCTTCATTATCGTAAAGGACACTATCATCATATTATTTGGATTATTCGTGTTCGTCACTGGTACATTTCAGAGTATCGCAAGTATTGTAAGAGCAtttagaatttaa